One genomic window of Ziziphus jujuba cultivar Dongzao chromosome 4, ASM3175591v1 includes the following:
- the LOC107416713 gene encoding 7-deoxyloganetin glucosyltransferase-like, protein MGSRQEGDRKPHAICIALPFQSHIKALLKFAKLLHFKGFHITFVNTEFNHKRFLKSLGPNSLDGLPDFVFETIPDGLPPCDDDDDGDATQDITSLCESVRTNFLRPFLNKLTSCSPPVTCIVSDGFMSFTITAAEELGIPVALFFSIAACGFMGVKQYSVLKEKGLFPLKDDRLLNNVIDWIPGMKDIRLKDLPSFFRGANPSDVTMFNFLREAVDRAHKATAVVIQTFDALERDVLEAISSTIPHCYAIGPLQLLLDRIPNSHQGINVGYSLWKEDSECLQWLQTKPPNSVVYVNFGSTTVMTPQQLVEFGFGLANSNQPFLWIIRPDLVIGESAVLPAELADQIKEKGVIASWCPQEQVLNHPSVGGFLTHCGWNSIIESLSAGVPMLCWPFFAEQQTNCRYACKQWGVGMEIKNDAKRDEVEKLVRELMEEEKGKELKSKALECKKLVQEATAPNGSSSLNLDTLVNQMFKNT, encoded by the exons ATGGGTTCCAGGCAAGAAGGTGATCGTAAACCTCATGCAATATGCATTGCCTTGCCTTTTCAAAGCCATATCAAGGCTTTGCTTAAATTTGCAAAACTCCTTCATTTCAAAGGTTTCCACATAACCTTTGTAAACACCGAGTTCAACCACAAACGTTTTCTCAAATCTTTAGGCCCAAACTCTTTGGATGGTTTGCCTGACTTTGTGTTCGAAACCATTCCCGATGGCCTACCACCTtgcgatgatgatgatgacggtGATGCCACCCAGGACATCACTTCTCTTTGTGAATCTGTCAGAACAAACTTCTTGCGTCCATTCCTCAACAAACTCACTTCCTGCTCTCCCCCTGTCACTTGCATTGTTTCGGACGGATTCATGAGTTTCACCATTACAGCAGCTGAAGAACTTGGAATCCCCGTGGCGCTTTTCTTTTCTATCGCTGCTTGCGGTTTCATGGGCGTCAAACAATATTCTGTTCTGAAGGAAAAAGGACTTTTCCCGCTAAAAG ATGATAGGTTGCTAAACAACGTTATAGATTGGATTCCTGGAATGAAAGACATACGTTTAAAGGATCTGCCATCATTTTTTCGAGGTGCAAATCCATCTGACGTAACCATGTTTAACTTCTTAAGGGAAGCGGTTGATAGAGCTCATAAAGCAACAGCAGTTGTTATACAAACATTTGATGCATTAGAGCGAGACGTTTTGGAAGCTATCTCTTCTACGATTCCTCATTGTTACGCGATTGGTCCACTCCAACTACTTCTGGATCGCATACCTAATAGCCATCAGGGGATTAATGTTGGATACAGTCTTTGGAAAGAAGACAGTGAGTGCCTCCAATGGCTCCAAACAAAGCCACCAAACTCGGTGGTGTATGTGAATTTCGGAAGCACAACGGTAATGACTCCGCAACAACTGGTTGAGTTTGGTTTCGGACTAGCGAATAGCAACCAACCCTTCTTGTGGATTATTAGGCCTGATTTGGTTATCGGTGAATCAGCTGTTTTGCCGGCTGAACTGGCAgatcaaattaaagaaaaaggtgTTATAGCTAGTTGGTGTCCACAAGAACAAGTCCTTAATCATCCATCAGTTGGAGGGTTTTTGACACACTGCGGTTGGAATTCAATCATTGAGAGTTTATCTGCTGGAGTGCCTATGCTGTGTTGGCCTTTCTTCGCCGAGCAGCAAACGAACTGTCGGTATGCTTGCAAGCAATGGGGAGTAGGCATGGAGATAAAGAATGATGCCAAGAGAGATGAAGTTGAAAAACTTGTGAGAGAGTTGATGGAGGAAGAGAAAGGCAAAGAACTGAAAAGTAAGGCACTGGAGTGTAAGAAATTGGTCCAAGAAGCTACAGCTCCAAATGGTTCTTCCTCCTTAAACTTGGACACTTTGGTGAatcaaatgtttaaaaatacTTAG
- the LOC125421771 gene encoding 7-deoxyloganetin glucosyltransferase-like, with amino-acid sequence MDQMGSRQEGDHKPHAICIALPIQSHIKALLKFAKLLHFKGFHITFVNTEFNHKRFLKSLGPNSLDGLPDFVFETIPDGLPPCDDDDDGDATQDIASLCESVRTNFLRPFLNKLTSCSPPVTCIVSDGFMSFTITAAEELGIPVALFYSIAACGFMGVKQYSALKEKGLSPLKDNRLLNNVIDWIPGMKDIRLKDLPSFFRGANPLEVTMFNFAREAADRAHKATAVVIQTFDALERDVLEAISSTIPHSYAIGPLQLLLDHIPEDHPGINLGYSLWKEDSECLQWLQTKPPNSVVYVNFGSTTVMTPQQLVEFGFGLANSNQPFLWIIRPDLVIGESAVLPAELADQIKEKGVIASWCPQEQVLNHPSVGGFLTHCGWNSIIESLSAGVPMLCWPFFAEQQTNCRYACKQWRVGMEIKNDSKRDEIEKLVRELMEGDKGKEMKSKALEWRKLAQESTAPNGSSSLNLDTLVDRMLRNT; translated from the exons ATGGATCAAATGGGTTCCAGGCAAGAAGGTGATCATAAACCTCATGCAATATGCATTGCCTTGCCAATTCAAAGCCATATCAAGGCTTTGCTTAAATTTGCAAAACTCCTTCATTTCAAAGGTTTCCACATAACCTTTGTAAACACCGAGTTCAACCACAAACGTTTTCTCAAATCCTTAGGCCCAAACTCTTTGGATGGTTTGCCTGACTTTGTGTTCGAAACCATTCCCGATGGCCTACCACCTtgcgatgatgatgatgacggtGATGCCACCCAAGACATTGCTTCTCTCTGTGAATCTGTCAGAACAAACTTCTTGCGTCCATTCCTCAACAAACTCACTTCCTGCTCTCCCCCTGTCACTTGCATTGTTTCGGACGGATTCATGAGTTTCACCATTACAGCAGCTGAAGAACTTGGAATCCCCGTGGCGCTTTTCTATTCTATCGCTGCTTGCGGTTTCATGGGCGTCAAACAATATTCTGCTCTGAAGGAAAAAGGACTTTCCCCGCTAAAAG ATAATAGGTTGCTAAACAACGTTATAGATTGGATTCCTGGAATGAAAGACATACGTTTAAAGGATCTGCCATCATTTTTTCGAGGTGCAAATCCACTAGAGGTGACCATGTTTAACTTTGCCAGGGAAGCAGCTGATAGAGCTCATAAAGCAACAGCAGTTGTTATACAAACATTTGATGCATTAGAGCGGGACGTTTTGGAAGCTATCTCTTCGACGATTCCTCATTCATACGCGATTGGTCCACTCCAACTTCTTCTGGATCACATACCAGAAGACCATCCAGGGATTAATCTTGGATACAGTCTTTGGAAAGAAGACAGTGAGTGCCTCCAATGGCTCCAAACTAAGCCACCAAACTCGGTGGTGTATGTGAATTTCGGAAGCACAACGGTAATGACTCCGCAACAACTGGTTGAGTTTGGTTTCGGACTAGCGAATAGCAACCAACCCTTCTTGTGGATTATTAGGCCTGATTTGGTTATCGGTGAATCAGCTGTTTTGCCGGCTGAACTGGCAGaccaaattaaagaaaaaggtgTTATAGCTAGTTGGTGTCCACAAGAACAAGTCCTTAATCATCCATCAGTTGGAGGGTTTTTGACACACTGCGGTTGGAATTCAATCATTGAGAGTTTATCTGCTGGAGTGCCTATGCTGTGTTGGCCTTTCTTCGCCGAGCAGCAAACGAACTGTCGGTATGCTTGCAAGCAATGGAGAGTAGGCATGGAGATAAAGAATGATTCCAAGAGGGATGAGATTGAAAAACTTGTGAGAGAATTGATGGAGGGAGACAAAGGCAAAGAAATGAAAAGTAAGGCATTGGAGTGGAGGAAATTGGCCCAAGAATCTACTGCTCCAAATGGTTCTTCTTCTTTGAACTTGGACACTTTGGTCGACAGAATGCTTAGAAATACTTAG
- the LOC107416707 gene encoding 7-deoxyloganetin glucosyltransferase, whose translation MDSKKGEVADNKTHHVLCIPTPTQSHIKAMLKLAKLLHSRGFHITFVNTEYNHKRFLKSLGPDSLHGLPDFRFETIPDGLPPSDADATQDVVPLIEAIMEKMLAPFCDLVKRLNDMTRTCNDSPPSVTRIVSDGFMPFTIAAGRELGIPVVFFYTIPACSFMGFKELGTLLEKLGPPPVPKDIIIDWIPGMKDMHVRDMPSFCWSGSTKDHFVLNSCIEATEKAHQASAIIIHTFKALEQDVLDAISSMFPQVFVIGPLQLLLNRIPEHPLKLKYSLWKEESECLQWLNTKPKGSVLYVNFGSIAIMSPEQVAEFGYGIANSKHPFLWIIRPDLVVGETAVLPLEFAAETKGRGLIGSWCPQEEVLNHPSIGGFLTHSGWNSTVESLSSGVPLLCCPFGGDQPTNCRFCCKEWGIGMEMDKEALKREEVEKLVKELMEGEKGKEMRKNVMEWKRLAHEATEPNGSSSIDLDNLVSHLVS comes from the exons ATGGATTCCAAGAAAGGAGAGGTAGCTGATAATAAAACTCATCACGTCTTATGTATTCCAACTCCAACTCAAAGCCATATCAAAGCAATGCTTAAATTGGCAAAGCTTCTCCATTCTAGAGGTTTTCATATCACTTTTGTCAACACCGAGTACAACCACAAACGctttcttaaatctcttggtcCCGACTCTCTCCACGGCTTGCCTGACTTCCGGTTCGAAACAATTCCCGACGGCCTTCCGCCTTCAGATGCTGATGCTACACAAGACGTTGTTCCTCTTATCGAAGCCATCATGGAGAAGATGTTGGCTCCCTTTTGTGATCTAGTCAAAAGACTCAATGACATGACCAGAACTTGCAATGATAGTCCCCCTTCGGTGACTCGCATTGTTTCCGACGGATTCATGCCTTTCACCATCGCCGCCGGACGAGAACTTGGAATTCCGGTCGTGTTCTTTTATACTATTCCGGCTTGCTCTTTCATGGGCTTCAAAGAACTAGGTACTCTTCTGGAAAAGTTAGGACCTCCACCAGTACCgaaag acATAATTATAGATTGGATTCCGGGAATGAAAGATATGCATGTTAGGGATATGCCAAGCTTTTGTTGGTCAGGAAGTACAAAAGATCATTTTGTGCTTAACTCTTGCATAGAAGCAACAGAAAAGGCCCATCAAGCTTCAGCAATTATTATTCACACATTCAAGGCGTTGGAGCAAGATGTTTTGGATGCGATCTCATCTATGTTTCCCCAAGTGTTTGTGATTGGTCCCCTACAACTTCTTCTTAATCGCATACCGGAACACCCTTTGAAACTCAAATACAGTCTTTGGAAGGAAGAGAGCGAATGTCTCCAATGGCTCAATACCAAGCCCAAAGGCTCAGTTTTGTACGTCAACTTTGGGAGCATAGCAATCATGTCGCCAGAACAGGTCGCGGAGTTTGGTTATGGAATTGCAAATAGCAAACACCCTTTCTTGTGGATAATCAGGCCTGATTTGGTAGTTGGCGAAACAGCTGTTTTGCCGCTCGAGTTCGCAGCAGAAACGAAAGGAAGAGGTCTAATAGGGAGTTGGTGCCCACAAGAGGAGGTTCTTAATCATCCATCAATTGGAGGTTTTTTAACGCATAGTGGTTGGAATTCAACTGTGGAAAGCTTGTCTTCAGGTGTACCATTACTCTGTTGTCCATTTGGAGGGGACCAACCCACGAACTGCCGATTTTGTTGCAAGGAGTGGGGTATTGGAATGGAGATGGACAAAGAAGCATTGAAGAGAGAGGAAGTTGAGAAGCTTGTGAAAGAGTTGATGGAGGGAGAGAAGGGTAAGGAAATGAGAAAGAATGTGATGGAGTGGAAAAGACTAGCCCATGAGGCTACTGAACCTAATGGTTCTTCATCCATTGACTTGGATAATTTAGTTAGCCACTTAGTTTCTTGA